The Entelurus aequoreus isolate RoL-2023_Sb linkage group LG23, RoL_Eaeq_v1.1, whole genome shotgun sequence genome has a window encoding:
- the LOC133640736 gene encoding leucine-rich repeat transmembrane protein FLRT2-like, producing the protein MEFLAGPWNKDWTSFLQFWLTVILSLQTQFSPVASCPDECRCDKLFVYCNERSLTSVPLGVQEGYTVLYLHNNQINNAGFPLELHNLASVETVYLYGNQLDEFPINLPKNTRVLHLQENNIQTISRAALAQLTRLEELHLDDNSISTVGVEEGAFREALSLKLLFLTKNHLSSVPIGLPEDLKELRLDENRIAVIAEEAFQNVTRLQRLLLDGNLLTDEGIAPGTFQGLASLRELALARNSLTFPPPLLPSQSLVKLSLQENQIDQIPVAAFADLNRLERLDISSNQLQTLTQGVFDGLSSLRHLMVRNNPWRCDCAVKWVVVWLKSLPSAINARGFVCQSPDRVRGMAIRELTLDIIDCSVDAEQPSWPTIRSTPPPPPTTTPLTTMISTLSTTSIPDYLDSPSPPLPPIYNNPPGPLPPYEDPLQISFHVVNSTSIDVSWASYFTVTAYKVTWVKRGQSQINEGMQERTVSGVQRHTSIADLEPRSVYRICVHVLDTHNSYRPGEDTICSEARTKAASPTKSPGSGQAPKESVNSTLLMAGIIGGAVLVILVTLLSLFCWHMHRKSRSASAKWKYNRGRRKDDYCEAGTKKDNSILEMTETSFQIVALNNEQLLKGDFRIQPIYTPNGGIGFRDCHLSNNSLAYCKSSNVPSTEFCHT; encoded by the coding sequence ATGGAGTTTCTGGCCGGACCCTGGAATAAGGATTGGACTTCATTCTTGCAGTTTTGGTTGACTGTGATCTTAAGCCTTCAAACGCAATTCAGCCCAGTTGCCTCGTGTCCGGACGAGTGTCGTTGTGACAAGTTATTTGTGTACTGCAATGAACGCAGCCTGACATCAGTGCCTCTGGGGGTACAGGAGGGCTACACTGTGCTCTACCTGCACAACAACCAGATCAACAATGCTGGCTTCCCCCTCGAACTTCACAATCTGGCTTCCGTGGAGACTGTGTATCTCTATGGCAACCAGCTGGATGAGTTTCCTATCAATCTGCCCAAAAACACCAGAGTACTGCATCTCCAGGAGAACAATATTCAAACAATCTCCAGGGCAGCGCTAGCACAGCTGACTCGTTTAGAGGAGTTGCACCTTGATGATAACTCCATCTCCACAGTGGGGGTGGAAGAAGGGGCCTTTAGGGAGGCATTGAGCCTCAAACTCCTCTTCCTCACCAAGAACCACTTAAGCAGTGTTCCCATCGGCCTCCCAGAGGACCTTAAGGAGCTGCGATTGGACGAGAATAGAATCGCCGTCATCGCAGAGGAGGCCTTCCAGAATGTGACCCGTCTGCAGCGCCTCCTGCTGGACGGGAACCTGCTGACGGACGAGGGCATCGCACCAGGGACATTCCAGGGGCTGGCCAGCCTCCGTGAGCTGGCGCTGGCCCGCAACTCCCTCACGTTCCCCCCTCCCCTTTTACCGAGTCAGTCGCTGGTCAAGCTGAGCCTGCAGGAGAACCAGATCGACCAGATCCCAGTGGCGGCTTTTGCCGACCTCAACAGGCTGGAGAGGTTGGACATTTCCAGCAACCAACTTCAGACGCTGACGCAGGGTGTGTTTGACGGCCTGTCCAGCTTGAGGCATCTCATGGTGCGGAATAACCCGTGGCGCTGCGACTGCGCGGTGAAATGGGTGGTGGTGTGGCTCAAGTCGTTGCCTTCCGCCATAAACGCCAGAGGGTTTGTGTGTCAGAGTCCGGACAGGGTGCGCGGCATGGCGATCCGAGAGCTCACGTTGGATATCATCGACTGCTCGGTCGACGCCGAGCAACCGTCGTGGCCTACCATTCGCTCCACGCCTCCTCCGCCGCCCACCACCACCCCTCTCACCACCATGATCTCCACTCTTTCAACCACATCCATTCCGGACTACTTAGACTCACCTTCCCCACCCTTACCCCCGATCTATAACAATCCTCCCGGGCCCCTTCCTCCTTACGAGGACCCCCTTCAAATCTCCTTCCATGTGGTCAACTCCACCAGCATCGACGTAAGCTGGGCTTCCTATTTCACCGTCACAGCCTACAAAGTCACCTGGGTCAAAAGGGGCCAAAGCCAAATAAATGAAGGGATGCAGGAGCGGACAGTGAGCGGTGTCCAACGACACACCAGCATCGCCGATCTGGAACCCCGGTCCGTGTACCGGATTTGTGTGCACGTTCTGGACACCCATAACTCCTACAGACCTGGAGAGGATACAATATGCTCTGAGGCCAGGACCAAGGCAGCCTCTCCGACTAAGTCTCCCGGTTCGGGGCAAGCGCCAAAGGAGAGCGTTAACTCCACGTTGTTAATGGCCGGCATCATCGGCGGGGCGGTGCTGGTCATCTTGGTCACGCTCCTCAGCCTGTTTTGCTGGCACATGCACAGGAAGAGCCGGTCGGCTTCGGCAAAGTGGAAATACAACCGCGGCCGCAGAAAAGACGACTACTGCGAGGCCGGGACCAAGAAGGATAACTCCATTCTCGAGATGACTGAAACCAGCTTCCAGATAGTGGCGCTGAACAACGAGCAGCTGCTCAAGGGCGATTTCCGCATCCAGCCCATCTACACGCCCAACGGGGGGATCGGATTTAGAGACTGTCACCTCAGTAACAACAGCTTGGCCTACTGCAAGAGCAGCAACGTGCCCAGTACCGAGTTTTGCCACACGTGA